One genomic region from Deltaproteobacteria bacterium encodes:
- a CDS encoding enoyl-CoA hydratase/isomerase family protein: protein MNIPNELKTLTFEEIEPSIALITMNRPEQLNAQSVELLAEFDELFRALSDFESTFKVVIITGAGRAYCAGADLNDAVVHKDTDAFKDPELFLKIVQERYANLILGMRRIPQPIISAINGPAAGGGFAMTLASDVRIAVPEAYFVASFINIGLSGGELGCSYYLPRLVGLARASDVLLTGRKVGADEAERIGLVNKVVPREDLLEEALSYARLMTAKSYGALKLTKRVLDQNIDAPSLEAAVNVENRNQAIMVFSGAFFKLIQSFFKGGEK, encoded by the coding sequence ATGAACATCCCGAACGAATTGAAAACATTGACCTTTGAGGAGATCGAACCGTCGATCGCTCTGATCACCATGAACCGTCCCGAGCAGCTCAATGCGCAGAGCGTTGAGTTGCTGGCCGAGTTCGATGAACTGTTCCGCGCCCTGTCCGATTTTGAATCAACCTTCAAGGTGGTCATCATAACGGGAGCCGGTCGGGCTTACTGCGCCGGCGCCGATCTGAACGACGCCGTCGTTCACAAGGATACGGATGCCTTCAAGGACCCCGAACTGTTCCTCAAGATTGTCCAGGAACGGTATGCGAACCTTATTCTCGGCATGCGGCGGATTCCCCAGCCGATCATATCGGCTATCAACGGTCCCGCCGCCGGCGGCGGGTTTGCCATGACCCTGGCCAGCGATGTCCGTATTGCCGTTCCCGAGGCGTACTTTGTGGCCTCTTTCATCAATATAGGGCTCTCCGGCGGGGAACTGGGATGCTCCTATTATCTTCCACGGCTTGTGGGACTGGCGCGGGCCAGTGACGTCCTCCTGACCGGAAGAAAGGTCGGAGCGGATGAAGCGGAGCGCATCGGCCTGGTAAACAAGGTAGTGCCGCGGGAAGACCTGCTTGAAGAGGCCCTTTCCTACGCACGGCTCATGACGGCAAAAAGCTACGGAGCACTGAAACTGACCAAACGTGTACTGGACCAGAACATCGATGCGCCGTCCCTTGAGGCGGCCGTCAATGTCGAGAACCGCAACCAGGCGATCATGGTTTTTTCCGGTGCCTTTTTCAAGCTCATTCAGTCCTTTTTCAAGGGCGGTGAAAAATAA